AAAAGGAAGGGTAAATGAGTGAACATGTACCTATTGTCTCTATCGTCTGTAAACTAGAGATCGTAATAACACCAAGAACTGATCTGAAAGATACGTTACCCTATGGTTACCACACCACTCACACCGCCCAGGGAGTTAATACACCTGTCTGGGATTAGCTGGCAAACCTATGAAACCCTGTTACAAGAGTTGCGCGAGCAGGCTGCGCCTAACGCATAACCGAGGCACCTTAGAAATCATGACCCCATCACCAGAACACGAAAGGGCTAAGAAAATAGCAGGGCGCTTTGTCGAGACAATAGCTGAGGAACTCGATATTCAGATAGAGCCATTGGGGTCAACTACATTCAAGCGAGTGTCCTGAATTAAGTGGTGTAGAACCAGATGAGTGCTTCTATATTAAGAATATAGATGCGATTCACGGTAAAAAACGTGGCTCTTCTGGGATTTTGGGGTAAACAGTATCAGCAACTACAAATAAACGATCCGAAACGTTGAGTTTATGGTGGGGGCGCGTAGCGCCCCCACCATAAACTCAGGAGAGCCAAAAACGTTTAGATTTAACAGAAGATCCGGCACCAGATTTAGTGGTTGAAATTGATGTAGCGAGTAGTTCCAAAATCGACTTCAGGTGTATTCCGAATATTCCGATTGCAGCGATCGCGGGATTTTTACAACGGGCAGGTACGGAAGATTATTTAACACTGGTAAAAGCGTTTCGGCGTTGGGTCGGCCAGTGGCACTAGGCATCGGTAAACCGCGCTTGTCCTCGCCTAATTTTGTAACTAACTTTACAAGCTATGCCGAGCTATTGATGTCCGCGTCTCGTAGGTGGCGGGTGGCAAGGCCAGAAACTTATGGGGGGAGAGGCGCTGTGCTGGGGGGCGGGCAGTTTTAGGGAGTGAACGAGGACGGGCTTTATTTTTTTTTAGGCGCTTATAGGTAGAACCCAGCCAATCACTCAGACTATGGCTCATGGCTCCGATTTCTAGACCAATGAACAGCGCGATCGCTTCTAGGGGATGCTGTTGCAGCGTCGTCAGGTAAGCATGGGTAATGCCGGCTAATTGTTGCCGGAGCAGGGCTTGCCAGTATTGGGTGCCGACAAAGTATTGATAGGCGAGCGCCCACAGGGTGAGACCCACTAGCCCCATAATGGCCACACAGCCCATGAGATAGGCCAACCGCAAGAGGGTACCAATCAGGAAGCCGTGGGTCCAAATCGCGCGATGGCGCAGACTTTTTTGGTACGGCAACCAGAGCCACCGCAGCCAACCCCAACGTTTATACTGGCGCGATCGCGTATCCAGATCGGGGCCAAACATGAGACCGCTAAACAGGAATCCCCCGGCAACCAGGAGGGTCAGGTTGCCACTGCGGGTTACGCCCAGGGTAAAGCCGACGATGAACGGCAAACTCCAGAGGGTAATGCGATCGTGGGTTTGACCTAGGGACATAGGAACACTCAGCCATTTGCTGCCGCTATCATAACGCCAACTTTTTGAATTGCGGTATGATTCGGGTGCTAAGGTTTGCTACAATGACTTAGCGCAAGCGACGTTACGCAAGCGGGCGATTAGCTCAGCGGTAGAGCGCCTGCCTTACAAGCAGGATGCCACTGGTTCAAATCCAGTATCGCCCATCTCCTCAAACTGGCCCCAGCCAGCCAGATGCTCGGCCCTGCGACTTCTGAAATGAGCCACAAGAATGGTATTACACTAAAAACGCAGGTATCCCTACTGTCTCACTGCTGCTGGCTGACGACCCACTGCCCCTATGCAACCCACCGACCCCAACAAATTTACTGATAAGGCCTGGGAGGCGATCGTCCAATCCCAGGATATCGCCCGCCATTACCGCCAACGCCAGCTAGAGGTTGAACACCTGATCCTGGCCCTGCTGGATCAGGAAGATGGTCTAGCGGACAAAATTCTGGTCAAGGCTGAGCAGGACCCTGCCAAGTGGCAACAACAACTAGAAGCCTTTGCTCAACGTCAACCCAAGGTGATGGGGGAAACCACAGAACTCTACTTGGGCCGGGGGCTGGATATCTTACTCGATCGCGCCGAATTGGCCCGCAAGGCCCTCCACGATGAATATATTTCGGTTGAACATTTGCTGCTGGCCTTAGGGGAAGACGATCGCATCGGTCGTCGCCTCTTCAAAACCTTTAATCTTGAACAAAAGCCCCTGGAACTGGCGATTCGGGGCCTACGGGGCAGTCAGAAGGTCACCGACCAAAGTCCTGAAAACCGCTACGCTGCTCTGGAAAAATATGGACGGGATCTCACGGAACTGGCCCGGGCGGGAAAGCTAGACCCGGTGATTGGCCGTGATGAAGAAATCCGGCGGGTGGTGCAGGTCCTCTCGCGGCGCACCAAGAATAATCCCGTCTTGATTGGCGAACCGGGGGTGGGGAAGACGGCGATCGCCGAAGGCTTAGCCCAGCGCATTGTGAATGGGGATGTGCCGGAATCCCTAAAGGGACGACGGTTGATCTCCTTGGACATGGGGTCACTGATTGCTGGGGCAAAGTATCGGGGCGAATTCGAGGATCGGCTGCGGGCAGTACTGCACGAAGTAACCCACTCAGACGGTCAGATTGTCCTGTTTATCGATGAACTGCATACGGTCGTTGGGGCTGGGGCGGCGCAGGGAACGATGGATGCCGGGAATTTACTCAAACCGATTCTGGCACGGGGCGAGTTGCGGTGTATTGGGGCCAGCACCTTGGATGAGTACCGCAAATATATTGAAAAGGATGCCGCCCTAGAACGGCGTTTCCAACAGGTGATGGTAAACCAGCCCAGCGTTGAGGACACCATTTCTATCCTGCGGGGGTTGAAGGATCGCTATGAAGTACACCACGGCGTGAAAATTACCGACTCGGCATTGGTGAGTGCCGCTACCCTGTCCAACCGCTATATTTCCGATCGCTTTCTCCCTGACAAGGCGATTGATCTCGTTGATGAAGCTGCCGCCAAGCTCAAGATGGAAATCACCTCCAAGCCCACGGAGTTGGAAACCCTCGATCGCCGCCTAATGCAATTGGAAATGGAAAAGCGATCGTTGGAGGGAGAGCAAGCCGGGGTGGCTCGGACCTTTGGTACTTCCCAGGATCGGTTGGAACGGATCGCTCAGGAAATTGCCGAGCTGCAAGTCCGGCAACAGAAACTTAATGCCCAGTGGGAAAGTGAAAAACACCTGCTCGAAGAGATTAACCAACTGAAAAAGCAAGAGGATCAATTAAAAGTCCAAATTGAGCAGGCGGAACGGGATTACGACCTGAATAAGGCTGCCCAGTTGAAATATGGCCAACTGGAAAATATTCAGCGCGATCGCGAAGCGAAGGAAAGCCAATTACAGGATCTGCAAACCCAGGGGACCAGTCTGTTACGGGAACAGGTGACCGAGGCCGATATTGCCGAAATCGTTGAAAAATGGACCGGGATTCCCGTCAGCCGCCTGTTGCAATCGGAACGCCAAAAATTACTGCAATTGGAGGCGTACCTGCACCAACGGGTCATTGGGCAAGAGGAAGCGGTCTCCGCCGTGGCCGCCGCCATTCGCCGGGCGCGATCGGGGATGAAAGATCCCGGTCGTCCGATCGGTTCCTTCCTATTCATGGGGCCGACGGGCGTTGGGAAAACGGAACTGGCGCGGGCATTAGCCCAAGCCCTCTTTGACACTGAAGACTCCCTAGTGCGGATCGATATGTCCGAGTACATGGAAAAACACGCGATCTCGCGGTTGATCGGCGCCCCACCGGGCTATGTCGGCTATGACGAAGGCGGGCAACTCTCGGAGGCGATTCGACGGCATCCCTACGCCGTGGTCCTGCTGGATGAGGTGGAAAAGGCCCACCCGGACGTGTTTAACATCCTGCTGCAAGTGCTCGATGATGGGCGCATTACCGATTCCCAGGGCCGGACGATCGACTTCCGTAATACCGTCATCGTCATGACCAGCAACATCGGCTCCCAGTATGTGCTGGATATGGTTGAGGTGCCCAACCAGCTTAACGCCGCTCTACGCAACGAAGGCTTAACCCTGGCAGAGGTGTCCGGAGAAGTGGCCTTTGACTGGCTAGCCCGGATTGTGGAAAAACGCCTAGCCCAGCGTTTCCGTGACCAGATCCTGCGCACCACGAAACTGGAAACGCTCACCGGGAACACCCTACTAGACCAATTCCTCACCTACCTGCAACATCGGGTTACCGATGCCCTGCGCAGTCACTTCCGCCCCGAATTCCTCAACCGGGTGGATGATATCATCCACTTCCATACCCTGTCCAAGCAGGAACTCCGCCAGATTGTCAATATCCAGGTGCGTCGCATTGAACGGTTGCTCACTGATCAGAAAATTAGGCTAGAACTGACTGATGCAGCCCTCACCTACATCGCTGATGTGGGCTACGATCCGGTCTACGGTGCCCGTCCCCTCAAGCGTGCCCTGCAACGAGAACTCGAAAATGTTTTAGCGATGAAACTGCTGGAAGAGACCTTTGAAGAAGGTGACACGATCGTCGTCGATGCGCCGGATGGCCACGGTCTTCAGTTTACCCATAAGGAAGACCAACCTCAGCCCATAGCAACTCCGTAGTTCTTCCGTAGTTTTGCGGGTACTAACCGCTATTCTCCTAGGAAGATCAGCCCTGACCTGTAGTGACTCCATATTTATGCGGAGGATGTCAATCCTGATTTGACGAAGATAGGAGCGGCATTCCCCATAGAAATACGGATTTTCCCCTTGCTACACTGAATTCATAGTTGAATAATAAAAACCGCTGTCCATTGAACAGATGTTGACACCGTGGTGGAAGGGGTCCCGCTGCTCGGCCATCGCTGCAACTGCGGCGGTTAAACGGGGCAACCTGATCGAAGATAGTTCAGCGTCCCAGACCGCTAGCTGGCTCATCGTGTGGGTTGATGCAGTGGTGAATGCTCGAAGTCCCCAAAAGAGAATCCTTCAGATATAAGATACGCCTGTGGACGATCACGAGAGTATGCACAGAGACTTGACCCTTCAACGGCAGATTGAACGGGAACGCTTGATTGTGGCGATCGCCCGCCGCCTGCGCCAGGATCTTGATTTAGATACGATTCTCAATACGACCGTTACTGAAGTTCGGCAGTTTTTACGCAGCGATCGGGTCGTGCTCTATCAATTTGAGCCGAATTGGAGTGGCCGGGTTGTGGTGGAATCGGTGGATCCCCGCTGGATGTCGCTGCTGAATCAACTTATCCATGATCCTTGTTTTGGGGCTGCCCAAGCTGTCGCCTACCGTCATGGGCGGGTGTCGGTGATTGAAAACGTGGAAGCAGGGATAGTGAAACCCTGTCATGCTGAACTCCTGCGCCAATTTCAGGTACGGGCCAACCTGGTGGTTCCGATTTTGCAGGGGCAGCGCCTCTGGGGATTACTTATTGCCCACCAGTGTGATGCGCCCAGGGTGTGGGAAGTGCTAGAAGTGAATCTGCTCAAACAATTAGCGGAGCAGGTGGGGGTCGCCATCAAACATGCAGAACTGTTTCAACAGGTGAATCGCTTGGCAGCTAGCCTGGAGCAACAGGTGCAGGAACGGACAGCCCAATTACAAATGGCCCTCAACTTTCAGCAAACGCTGCAACGCATCACTGCCAAAATTCGAGAAAGTCTCGACGAGGACCATATTCTACAAACGGTGGTGCAGGAACTGGGGCAGGTCCTAGGGGTAGACTGTTGTGATGTGGCCATGTTTGATGCTAATCAAACTGAATTAACTATTTGCTATGAGTATGCCCCCGATTTTCCTTCTGCCCACCATCGCACCACGCAAAAAGCTGATTTGGGTGACCTTTATTCGCAGCTATTGCAAGGCCAAATCTTGCAATTTTGTACCTTGGAATTAGACGGGAAACGCCCCATCCCCGCTCGGACTGCGGTCCTAGCCTGTCCGATCGCGGATGAGACCAAAATCCTGGGTGATCTGTGGTTGTACCAGCAAGATACAGAAGGGTTTTCTGAAGCGAAGGTACAATTGGTGCGCCAGGTGGCCAACCAGTGTGCGATCGCCCTGCGGCAGTCACGTCTCCATCAAGCGGCCCAAGCCCAAGTCCATGAACTGGAGCGTCTCGATCGCCTGAAGGATGATTTTCTCAGTCGGGTTTCCCATGAACTGCGATCGCCGATCGCCAATATCAAAATGTCGGCGGAAGTGCTGGCTATGCTCATGGCCAATAGCTCCCTCACGCCGGAAAAGGCAAGTCGTTATCTGAAAATTCTCAACGATGAATGTGAACGGGAGATGAGCCTCATTAACGATCTCCTGGATCTGACGCGGCTGGAGGCGGGTAACCAGCGCCCTTCGCTGACCCTGATTCGCCTACAGGACTGGATTCCCCACCTGGTTGAACCCTTTTACCTCCGCACCCAGCAAAATCAGCAAACACTCGTGATCACCCTTGCTCCTAATTTGCCTGACCTGGTTTCGGATCTATCCAGTTTGGGCCGAATTCTAACAGAGTTGCTCAATAATGCGTGTAAATACACCCCTGCTGGGGGCACAATTAGCGTAGCAGTTGGGCAGCAGCAAGATGAGGTGCAGTTAAGTATCAGTAATAATGGGGTCGAAATCCCGTTGGAGGAGTTACCCCGGATTTTTGATAAGTTTTACCGTATTCCCAGCAGCAATCGCTGGCAGCATGGGGGAACGGGATTAGGATTAACCCTGGTGAAGGGATTAGCAGAACATCTGGGGGGCACGATCCAGGCAAGCAGCGTGAATGATACCATCACCTTTACCGTTACACTCCCCTTACACCAGCCATCGCCTGTAGCTTCCCCGACCCCGTCCTAGCCTAATACATTTAGGAGTGAGGATAGAGGAGTGAGAAGTGAGGAAAACTGAGTGACTAGAGCCTTTACCTTAATCATAAAGTACAGTTTTACCAGGGTAGGAGGGGTGCACCCCGTTGGTGCGACCCTCACCCTAAATCCCTCTCCCGTTCTGGGAGAGGGACTTGCCAATCCGGCTCTCCTTCTCCCCATCCCCCCGCAAACAGGGGGTTAGGGGGGCTGGGAGAGAGGCTGGGGGTGAGGGTGCTGTTTCAGCCTAAATTGCAATGACTATATCAGTCGACCAGGGGAGGAACTGTATCTTCTTCATTAGGCATTGGAACGGAACATCTAAAAGTTTATTTAAAGTAAATCAACAGGTTTAGACCAGGAATGGTGCGGGATAATGTCCACAGCAACAGCGATAGGTAAAATAACCCTAGCGTCCATTGGTACCATACTAGGGCAGTGATTAAACCGGGCAGGTGCTCATCGCGCAGACGGATATCATTAAAACCGAACTTGAGTAAATTATTAAAACTAAAATCGTAGTAATTCAACCAGTTCCACCGTCGTCCCCAGGGCAGGGGAGTATAGCGATCGCGGAAAAAGGGAAAGCGGGGAATAACTGGCAGACGGCCAATGAGTAACCGCAATTGCCGAAAACTGCTGTCTTCCACAAAATAGCTGGAGTCGATTAGATCATGATGGCGTCCTTGGCGATAGAGCCAAGCCGTCAACGCCATTGGCACCGGTACAATCAGCATTGCCAGACACAAGAGGGTTTGCCAGGGATAATCGGCGGTTTGAAAAATTGCACTTAACCCCCAAGCCATCAATGCAGCCCCCCCACCCATCACCCATAGCCCTTCCTCAAAGCTAGGGACGATCGGTGTTGGGTGCAAACGGCGGGCACGATCAATGACCCAGAACAACACCCCAAAATAAGCAATCGCGCCAATACCCACCCCAAAGACTAACCCAAACTTCGTCCCATATCCACTTAAGCGCAATAGAATCGTCAAAATCATCCAATCCCAGGCTTTACTAAACCAGGCACCGACGGTAATCGGGGGAGCAATTGTCACCCGATCGCGCACAGTTACATAGGTTGCCAAATCAATCCCTTGGAGAGAGAGCAACTCGGTAAAGCTATGAAATAACTGGGCCGATCGGGTTTGGACAATTAACTCAGCCTGTTGGGGCGAAAACCCTAGCTGGATCAACTTGTTTGGTGAAGCTGTATTCAGATTAACGCGAACAAGCTGTTGGGTTAACTGTTGCAGGCGCAGGCGTTGCGTTAAATACTCGATCGCATTGGCATCGCTGATTTGCTCTAACTGTCGGAAGCGACGCACTAGGTTCCTTAAAACAGTCTCATTTCCCTGAAGTGTGGGTACTGAGAGCAATGGACCAATTTGACCCACATTTCCCAAAATTTTAGCATTATCTGACTCCAACTTGAGGCTCGAAACATTAATATAGCTGTGGGGTGAAAAGTCAGCATCACTAAAATCTATCGCATTCAATAACGTCACACCGCGCAGGTTAATCGGTTGGCTAAAACTAGCTTCACGCAGATTTAATGATTGATTAAAAGTAGCATTTGTAAAAAAGAGCGACTTTAGAAATTTGCCCTTGACCATCCCTGCGGTCGCCTGCCAGATGGATTGTGAAAAATCTGCATTGCCCTGCCACTGTCCCCGACTAAAATTAGCAGGTTGTTGAAAGGTTACCTGGTTGAAACTAGCTGTGGCTTCAAACTGACTACTCTGAAAGTTTACTTCACCCTGAAATTGAACTTGACTGAATCGAGCTTGATCAAAAAATATACTATTCCGGAATCGGGCAATTTTTTGAAAACGAGCACCGATAAAGTTAGCAACTTTACTAAACCGTGTCCCTGACCAATCTGTTTCCTGTAAAAAGGTAACGCCCTTTGCCTGTACCGGTCCCAGGAAGAAGATATTACTAAAAGTCGTTATTCCCTGAAATTGAGTGTCCTGCAAGCGTAATAGCCCCTGGAAAACGGTAACTTGCGTTTCATTGTCTGGAGGACTACTCAATAACGATCGTGATAATTGTTGAAGTTGACTGAGTCGCCGTTGATCATAGCGAAGTTGAGCCTGGACAGCGGGTGAAAATAGGGGCGATCGCTCCAAGCGATCGGGTGAGAGACGCACACTGAGTTGACTGAGATCAAACGCTCC
This DNA window, taken from Trichothermofontia sichuanensis B231, encodes the following:
- a CDS encoding pentapeptide repeat-containing protein, with protein sequence MVQFSIVLLLISLMGGVWGGGQPALAAPLAAERIPLTVELLEQRLKQPVRVEGYMAIDLQNLVIDLGTDNAIFREQFYTLLRSQLAQTSPTIGLDLSHTIVQGAFDLSQLSVRLSPDRLERSPLFSPAVQAQLRYDQRRLSQLQQLSRSLLSSPPDNETQVTVFQGLLRLQDTQFQGITTFSNIFFLGPVQAKGVTFLQETDWSGTRFSKVANFIGARFQKIARFRNSIFFDQARFSQVQFQGEVNFQSSQFEATASFNQVTFQQPANFSRGQWQGNADFSQSIWQATAGMVKGKFLKSLFFTNATFNQSLNLREASFSQPINLRGVTLLNAIDFSDADFSPHSYINVSSLKLESDNAKILGNVGQIGPLLSVPTLQGNETVLRNLVRRFRQLEQISDANAIEYLTQRLRLQQLTQQLVRVNLNTASPNKLIQLGFSPQQAELIVQTRSAQLFHSFTELLSLQGIDLATYVTVRDRVTIAPPITVGAWFSKAWDWMILTILLRLSGYGTKFGLVFGVGIGAIAYFGVLFWVIDRARRLHPTPIVPSFEEGLWVMGGGAALMAWGLSAIFQTADYPWQTLLCLAMLIVPVPMALTAWLYRQGRHHDLIDSSYFVEDSSFRQLRLLIGRLPVIPRFPFFRDRYTPLPWGRRWNWLNYYDFSFNNLLKFGFNDIRLRDEHLPGLITALVWYQWTLGLFYLSLLLWTLSRTIPGLNLLIYFK
- a CDS encoding metal-binding protein; this translates as MSLGQTHDRITLWSLPFIVGFTLGVTRSGNLTLLVAGGFLFSGLMFGPDLDTRSRQYKRWGWLRWLWLPYQKSLRHRAIWTHGFLIGTLLRLAYLMGCVAIMGLVGLTLWALAYQYFVGTQYWQALLRQQLAGITHAYLTTLQQHPLEAIALFIGLEIGAMSHSLSDWLGSTYKRLKKNKARPRSLPKTARPPAQRLSPHKFLALPPATYETRTSIARHSL
- a CDS encoding sensor histidine kinase, with amino-acid sequence MHRDLTLQRQIERERLIVAIARRLRQDLDLDTILNTTVTEVRQFLRSDRVVLYQFEPNWSGRVVVESVDPRWMSLLNQLIHDPCFGAAQAVAYRHGRVSVIENVEAGIVKPCHAELLRQFQVRANLVVPILQGQRLWGLLIAHQCDAPRVWEVLEVNLLKQLAEQVGVAIKHAELFQQVNRLAASLEQQVQERTAQLQMALNFQQTLQRITAKIRESLDEDHILQTVVQELGQVLGVDCCDVAMFDANQTELTICYEYAPDFPSAHHRTTQKADLGDLYSQLLQGQILQFCTLELDGKRPIPARTAVLACPIADETKILGDLWLYQQDTEGFSEAKVQLVRQVANQCAIALRQSRLHQAAQAQVHELERLDRLKDDFLSRVSHELRSPIANIKMSAEVLAMLMANSSLTPEKASRYLKILNDECEREMSLINDLLDLTRLEAGNQRPSLTLIRLQDWIPHLVEPFYLRTQQNQQTLVITLAPNLPDLVSDLSSLGRILTELLNNACKYTPAGGTISVAVGQQQDEVQLSISNNGVEIPLEELPRIFDKFYRIPSSNRWQHGGTGLGLTLVKGLAEHLGGTIQASSVNDTITFTVTLPLHQPSPVASPTPS
- a CDS encoding ATP-dependent Clp protease ATP-binding subunit, with protein sequence MQPTDPNKFTDKAWEAIVQSQDIARHYRQRQLEVEHLILALLDQEDGLADKILVKAEQDPAKWQQQLEAFAQRQPKVMGETTELYLGRGLDILLDRAELARKALHDEYISVEHLLLALGEDDRIGRRLFKTFNLEQKPLELAIRGLRGSQKVTDQSPENRYAALEKYGRDLTELARAGKLDPVIGRDEEIRRVVQVLSRRTKNNPVLIGEPGVGKTAIAEGLAQRIVNGDVPESLKGRRLISLDMGSLIAGAKYRGEFEDRLRAVLHEVTHSDGQIVLFIDELHTVVGAGAAQGTMDAGNLLKPILARGELRCIGASTLDEYRKYIEKDAALERRFQQVMVNQPSVEDTISILRGLKDRYEVHHGVKITDSALVSAATLSNRYISDRFLPDKAIDLVDEAAAKLKMEITSKPTELETLDRRLMQLEMEKRSLEGEQAGVARTFGTSQDRLERIAQEIAELQVRQQKLNAQWESEKHLLEEINQLKKQEDQLKVQIEQAERDYDLNKAAQLKYGQLENIQRDREAKESQLQDLQTQGTSLLREQVTEADIAEIVEKWTGIPVSRLLQSERQKLLQLEAYLHQRVIGQEEAVSAVAAAIRRARSGMKDPGRPIGSFLFMGPTGVGKTELARALAQALFDTEDSLVRIDMSEYMEKHAISRLIGAPPGYVGYDEGGQLSEAIRRHPYAVVLLDEVEKAHPDVFNILLQVLDDGRITDSQGRTIDFRNTVIVMTSNIGSQYVLDMVEVPNQLNAALRNEGLTLAEVSGEVAFDWLARIVEKRLAQRFRDQILRTTKLETLTGNTLLDQFLTYLQHRVTDALRSHFRPEFLNRVDDIIHFHTLSKQELRQIVNIQVRRIERLLTDQKIRLELTDAALTYIADVGYDPVYGARPLKRALQRELENVLAMKLLEETFEEGDTIVVDAPDGHGLQFTHKEDQPQPIATP